One region of Marivirga arenosa genomic DNA includes:
- a CDS encoding lysylphosphatidylglycerol synthase domain-containing protein — MRKKLLILVKIAVSIVVILFLYERISYDFQGFISAFNIYAQNIFIILLVSILMPINWLMEVLKWKYSLKPITKISISEASVGVFSGIALGFITPHAIGDYFAKVFSISHENRKSALGLILISRMLQMLPTLLFGLIAVYFISDFSLSEFDFSYSSSFALSSIIGFVIFGFFLLLYFNRNHPRVKDYLWPIKKLGLKLFVLLSALSIVRYIIFSLQFLILLSVLELKINLFHQFMGIAFMFLIKSILPTFNFLNDLGVREVSIAFFFEKLEVSVAPIIAAGLILWLINIAVPAAIGLFYIPKLKLIYKK; from the coding sequence TTGAGAAAAAAATTACTTATTCTAGTCAAAATAGCGGTATCAATTGTAGTGATATTGTTTCTCTATGAAAGAATTAGTTATGATTTTCAAGGTTTTATATCAGCATTTAACATATACGCACAAAATATTTTTATAATCCTATTGGTTTCAATATTAATGCCCATCAATTGGTTAATGGAAGTATTGAAATGGAAATATTCATTGAAGCCAATTACAAAGATTTCTATTTCAGAAGCATCAGTTGGGGTTTTTTCAGGAATTGCATTAGGTTTTATAACCCCACATGCTATTGGAGATTATTTTGCTAAGGTATTTTCTATTTCTCATGAAAATCGAAAAAGTGCTTTAGGATTAATTCTGATTTCAAGAATGCTTCAAATGCTCCCAACTTTGCTTTTTGGATTAATAGCAGTTTACTTTATATCAGATTTTAGCTTATCTGAATTTGACTTTTCATATTCTTCCTCCTTTGCTTTAAGCAGTATAATTGGATTCGTGATTTTTGGATTCTTTCTGTTACTTTATTTTAATAGAAATCATCCTAGGGTTAAAGACTATTTATGGCCTATAAAAAAATTAGGATTAAAATTGTTTGTCCTGCTTTCAGCGCTTAGTATAGTTAGGTATATAATCTTTAGTCTACAGTTTTTAATTCTTTTATCTGTATTAGAATTAAAAATCAATTTGTTTCATCAATTTATGGGGATTGCTTTCATGTTTTTAATAAAATCAATTCTACCTACATTTAATTTTTTGAATGATTTGGGAGTAAGAGAGGTAAGTATTGCTTTTTTCTTTGAAAAATTAGAGGTTTCTGTTGCTCCTATTATAGCAGCAGGTTTAATATTATGGCTTATAAATATTGCAGTGCCCGCTGCTATTGGGCTTTTTTATATACCTAAGCTTAAGTTAATCTATAAAAAATGA
- a CDS encoding zinc-dependent metalloprotease — translation MKKYLLFILAISIYSCSALKTNQSDSPEISEFDKLTSGKEKFSGFFNYYWDSDEGKIYLEIDKLNQEFIYVSYLSAGIGSNDIGLDRGQIGNSKILKFEKIGNKIMVFEPNYKFRAQTENPAEKKAVEDAFAHSVIHSFEIKASNDWSHIVDATDFFIRDAHGVVNRLKRSKEGNYSLDKSRSAFNMDGSGNFPKNTELDFWISYKGQASGREIYSVSPDADNITVRQHHSFVQLPEEGFEARKFDPRAGYFTTAYKDYAVPISEDINQRLINKHRLEKKDPSAELSEAVEPIIYYLDPGTPEPVRSALMDGAKWWNQAFEAAGYKDAFQVKILPEGADPLDIRYNVIQWVHRSSRGWSYGASVVDPRTGEIIKGHVSLGSLRVRQDFLIAEGLLAPYKENEDNPAMLEMALARLRQLAAHEVGHTLGLAHSYASSTENDASVMDYPHPNIELDEKGNITLKNAYDTNIGEWDKYAIRYGYEDIPDDSDEKEYLNGIIQDANENGLSFISDRDARAQGGAHPLAHLWDNGKDPAVQLNHLLKVRNKALEKFGENVIQFDQPMAQIQEALIPIYFLHRYQVEAAVKLVGGLDYAYKIRDDKLKEMKILASEWQLEAANSLANAVLAENLAIPEKLLQQLYPRPLGYYDNRELLNGKTGVSFDALGAAEQASTLVFDLLFHPQRLNRMVEFHSRDRNNPGIEKVTEIFNNTLFNQKVSNDYHQAVKLTSQNVYINHIMKSIKDGNVSSLARAQLMSELENIDQQYLKTNYRKSALENANIGMLKQQIKLFLEHPQEYNLAPIPSLPPGSPIGSCDF, via the coding sequence ATGAAAAAATACTTACTCTTTATTCTAGCCATTTCTATTTATTCTTGTAGTGCTTTAAAAACTAATCAAAGTGATAGTCCTGAGATCTCAGAATTTGATAAACTTACTTCTGGGAAAGAAAAATTTAGTGGTTTCTTTAATTATTATTGGGATTCTGATGAAGGTAAAATCTATTTAGAAATTGATAAGCTGAACCAAGAGTTTATATATGTCAGTTATCTTTCTGCAGGTATTGGATCTAATGATATTGGACTTGACAGAGGACAAATTGGGAACAGTAAAATTCTTAAATTTGAAAAGATTGGAAACAAAATAATGGTTTTTGAGCCTAATTATAAATTTAGAGCTCAAACTGAAAACCCTGCCGAAAAGAAAGCAGTAGAAGATGCATTTGCTCATTCTGTTATTCATTCATTTGAGATTAAAGCCTCAAATGATTGGTCTCATATTGTTGATGCTACAGACTTTTTCATCAGGGATGCACATGGAGTAGTAAATAGACTTAAAAGGTCAAAAGAAGGGAATTATAGCTTAGACAAAAGTCGATCAGCTTTCAATATGGATGGCTCCGGAAATTTTCCGAAAAATACCGAATTAGATTTTTGGATTTCATATAAAGGACAAGCTTCAGGAAGAGAAATTTACAGTGTTAGTCCGGATGCTGATAATATTACTGTAAGACAACATCATTCTTTTGTGCAATTACCAGAAGAAGGATTCGAGGCTAGGAAATTTGATCCAAGAGCTGGTTATTTTACGACCGCATATAAAGATTATGCAGTTCCAATTTCAGAAGACATCAACCAAAGATTAATAAACAAGCACAGATTAGAAAAGAAAGATCCCAGTGCTGAATTAAGTGAAGCAGTTGAACCCATCATTTATTATTTAGACCCGGGTACACCTGAACCTGTTCGATCAGCCTTGATGGATGGTGCTAAATGGTGGAATCAAGCATTTGAAGCCGCTGGTTATAAAGATGCTTTTCAAGTGAAAATACTTCCAGAAGGAGCCGATCCGCTCGATATTCGATATAATGTTATTCAATGGGTACACCGCTCATCAAGAGGCTGGAGCTATGGCGCTAGTGTTGTGGACCCAAGAACTGGAGAAATTATTAAAGGCCATGTAAGCTTGGGGTCTTTAAGAGTGAGACAAGATTTTTTAATTGCAGAAGGTTTATTGGCCCCATATAAAGAAAATGAAGATAATCCAGCTATGCTAGAGATGGCATTGGCTAGATTAAGACAACTTGCAGCCCATGAAGTAGGTCACACATTAGGACTAGCTCATTCCTATGCTTCTAGTACAGAAAATGATGCCTCCGTAATGGATTATCCACACCCTAATATTGAATTAGACGAAAAAGGAAATATAACTCTAAAAAATGCATATGATACTAATATAGGTGAATGGGATAAATACGCTATTCGATATGGATATGAGGATATTCCAGATGATTCAGATGAAAAAGAATATTTAAATGGAATTATTCAAGATGCAAATGAGAATGGCTTAAGTTTTATTTCTGATAGGGATGCAAGGGCTCAAGGCGGTGCTCATCCGCTAGCCCATTTATGGGATAATGGAAAAGATCCTGCTGTACAGCTAAATCATCTGTTAAAAGTGAGAAATAAAGCGCTGGAGAAATTCGGAGAAAATGTTATTCAATTTGATCAACCCATGGCTCAAATTCAAGAAGCTTTAATTCCAATTTACTTTTTACATCGCTATCAAGTTGAGGCAGCAGTAAAACTTGTCGGAGGTTTAGATTATGCCTATAAAATAAGAGACGATAAATTAAAAGAAATGAAGATTTTAGCTTCTGAATGGCAGCTAGAAGCGGCTAACAGCCTAGCTAATGCAGTATTAGCCGAAAACTTAGCAATTCCCGAAAAACTTTTACAGCAGTTATATCCTCGACCATTAGGCTATTATGATAATAGGGAATTATTAAATGGTAAAACAGGTGTCAGTTTTGATGCCTTAGGAGCGGCAGAGCAAGCTTCTACTTTAGTTTTTGATTTATTATTTCATCCACAAAGGTTAAATAGAATGGTTGAATTCCACTCTAGAGATCGGAATAATCCAGGAATTGAGAAAGTGACTGAAATATTCAACAATACTTTATTTAATCAAAAAGTTAGTAATGATTATCATCAGGCTGTTAAACTAACTAGCCAAAATGTTTATATCAATCACATTATGAAAAGTATTAAAGATGGAAATGTATCTTCTTTAGCTAGAGCACAATTAATGTCTGAACTAGAAAATATTGATCAACAATATTTAAAAACAAACTACAGAAAAAGTGCTTTGGAAAACGCTAATATTGGCATGTTGAAGCAACAAATAAAGCTATTTTTGGAGCATCCTCAGGAATATAATCTTGCTCCAATTCCAAGTTTGCCACCTGGAAGTCCAATCGGAAGCTGTGATTTTTAA
- a CDS encoding alpha/beta fold hydrolase produces the protein MINSSLHYEVHLNHSAHEWVVFIHGAGGNTSTWKYQVESFKPLYNLLIIDLRDHGRSKNIMPEKDNYTFDIITDDIKKVLDINGIEKAHFVTLSFGSVIMQDISIKYPNMVASAIFAGGIFKANLLIKSFVQLARFFNLFLSYFVMYSVFSYLLMPYRKHQKSRKIYQKQANKLSSKEYMKWVGLYNEFFRLLNRFYNQKINFPALAIMGKQDYVFLKSAQKFAKKHKNVIITEVKGAGHICNIDQYDIFNELALYFIHEHKYQIEDTRPDFQAQRSKAG, from the coding sequence ATGATAAATTCATCCTTACATTACGAAGTCCATTTGAACCATTCAGCCCATGAATGGGTAGTTTTTATTCATGGTGCTGGGGGAAATACTTCAACTTGGAAGTATCAAGTTGAATCTTTTAAACCACTTTATAATCTTTTAATAATTGACTTAAGAGATCATGGTCGATCTAAAAACATTATGCCTGAAAAGGATAATTACACATTTGATATCATAACAGATGATATCAAAAAGGTATTAGATATTAATGGTATTGAAAAGGCGCATTTTGTAACTCTAAGTTTCGGTAGTGTTATTATGCAGGATATTAGCATAAAATACCCAAATATGGTGGCTAGCGCAATATTTGCTGGAGGAATTTTTAAAGCAAATTTACTTATAAAATCATTTGTGCAACTCGCTCGTTTTTTCAATTTGTTTCTTTCTTATTTCGTAATGTATAGTGTGTTTTCTTATTTACTAATGCCCTACCGTAAGCACCAAAAATCGAGGAAAATCTATCAAAAACAAGCAAATAAGTTAAGCTCAAAAGAATATATGAAGTGGGTAGGACTGTATAATGAGTTCTTTCGCTTACTTAATCGATTTTACAACCAAAAAATCAACTTTCCAGCCTTAGCTATTATGGGCAAACAAGATTATGTGTTTCTTAAATCAGCCCAAAAATTTGCCAAAAAACATAAAAATGTAATAATTACAGAGGTGAAAGGAGCAGGGCATATATGCAATATCGATCAATATGATATTTTCAATGAATTGGCCTTATATTTCATTCATGAGCATAAATATCAGATTGAAGATACTCGCCCTGATTTCCAAGCCCAAAGAAGTAAAGCGGGGTGA
- a CDS encoding alkyl hydroperoxide reductase, whose protein sequence is MNNKFHNYTLKIAAVYNVLWGAWVVLFPQQFFELVGMEKINHPMVWQGMGMVIGVYGLGYWWASYNASRHWPIVMVGFLGKIFGPLGFIFNYLQGIVPFEFIYTLFTNDFIWWIPFFLILKDVHVKTNWKLT, encoded by the coding sequence ATGAATAATAAATTTCACAATTACACATTAAAAATTGCAGCTGTTTACAATGTTTTATGGGGTGCATGGGTAGTCTTATTCCCTCAGCAGTTTTTTGAATTAGTGGGCATGGAAAAAATAAATCATCCTATGGTGTGGCAAGGCATGGGAATGGTGATTGGTGTTTACGGATTAGGATATTGGTGGGCCTCTTACAATGCATCAAGACATTGGCCTATTGTGATGGTAGGTTTTTTAGGTAAAATATTCGGTCCTTTAGGTTTTATATTCAATTATTTACAAGGTATAGTTCCTTTTGAGTTTATTTACACCTTGTTTACCAATGACTTCATTTGGTGGATTCCTTTCTTCTTAATTTTAAAAGATGTTCATGTTAAAACAAATTGGAAACTTACTTGA
- a CDS encoding glycosyltransferase translates to MPEITESGKLKSVSLIIPFRNEKENLSVLIKSIQAIDYPKELLEILFIDDHSEDDGASIIERSRDSIPYQMKLLKLSGLEMGKKAALNFAINEAKHEIILTIDADCTLPSDLILKMQAPFELEHINLVSGNVSFISNSLVTNLFQMEFAPLIGVGAVSIELGNPNMANGANLAFRKSIFKELDPYSTNLNVPSGDDIFLLQKLKKAFPNSFYFQKEALVKTSAPKNLRQFYNQKKRWSAKWKASADLKDAIPALMVWSFHLIYICSLIYSVLYDSYLVLGPVILLKIMAEGLFIYQVLKSQKSKFSITSFGILQLIYSLYVVVFGMIANFGSYQWKERQYNTNERAGN, encoded by the coding sequence ATGCCAGAAATAACCGAAAGCGGTAAATTAAAATCAGTTTCACTGATCATCCCTTTTCGAAATGAGAAGGAAAATTTAAGTGTCTTGATCAAAAGTATTCAGGCTATTGATTATCCTAAAGAATTACTTGAAATCCTATTTATTGATGATCATTCTGAAGATGATGGTGCTTCTATAATCGAAAGATCTAGAGATTCAATTCCTTATCAAATGAAACTATTAAAACTCTCTGGTTTGGAGATGGGTAAAAAAGCGGCTTTAAACTTTGCTATTAATGAAGCTAAACATGAAATCATATTAACTATTGATGCAGATTGTACTTTGCCTTCTGATTTGATTTTAAAAATGCAAGCTCCTTTCGAGCTGGAACATATAAATTTAGTATCAGGAAATGTTAGTTTTATTTCAAATTCGTTAGTTACAAATTTATTCCAAATGGAATTTGCGCCTTTAATAGGAGTGGGGGCAGTATCCATAGAATTAGGAAATCCTAACATGGCAAATGGTGCAAACTTAGCATTTAGGAAAAGCATTTTTAAGGAACTTGATCCTTATTCCACAAATTTAAATGTCCCATCGGGTGATGATATTTTTCTGTTACAGAAGCTGAAAAAAGCTTTTCCAAATAGTTTTTATTTTCAAAAAGAGGCCTTGGTTAAAACGAGTGCTCCTAAGAATTTACGACAGTTTTATAATCAGAAAAAAAGATGGTCTGCTAAATGGAAAGCAAGTGCAGATTTAAAAGATGCTATTCCTGCATTAATGGTATGGTCTTTTCATTTAATTTATATCTGTAGTTTAATCTATTCAGTTTTGTATGATAGTTATTTGGTTTTAGGGCCAGTTATTTTACTTAAAATTATGGCTGAAGGCCTATTTATATATCAGGTTTTAAAATCTCAGAAGTCGAAATTTAGTATAACATCTTTCGGTATATTACAGTTGATATACAGCCTTTATGTGGTAGTGTTTGGAATGATTGCTAACTTTGGAAGTTATCAATGGAAAGAAAGACAATATAATACAAATGAACGAGCAGGAAATTGA
- a CDS encoding TonB-dependent receptor domain-containing protein: protein MKYRILLFLLLFSSLSWAQQRGNWGGGSNSQITGKITGTIKDAKTSEAVSYATVVVKSPQNGETINGVVTGDDGTFKIVGLKLGKYIVEVSFVGYQKFSQEVELTPKEPDFEFNDINLQTDTDQLEEVVVSGQRETIENKIDRIVYNADQDVANMGGDASDVLRRAPLLTVDQDGNVSLRGNSNVQILINGKPSSMFGANTGDALRMIPSDQIKSVEVITSPSAKYDGEGTAGIINIITKKQTPQGFAGNVDLTAGTRINRGVVGINAGKGRLGFNANGSSFYSWPQYATTDFYQKTVVNGVTNIREQNGRNLSNRLGYFGNMGAFYDFNAYHSLSTSLRLRGFNSNSSGVNTVSQNLGGNESSFDRFQKNNSQNWGYEWSFDYVMKFPNQEGRELSASYKIDGNIRDQVFEIDQNTPLNYEVANNINDGNNRENTIQIDYTHPFGEEFKLETGFKSILRDIDSDFTYEFKPEGSSEYQVVDNRTDIFYYNQDVLAGYVSTQSNITKKLGLIAGVRYEYTGLQGSFEEATERNFEEISYENWLPSVIVSQKFGKFSSLKLSYNRRIQRPSLRNVNPYEEIGNIRNISFGNPTLNPELSDNYELGFSSFIKGTSINISAFYNDISEVIQSVIFEDPARDATVTTFENVGTQQNVGSNLFISTKLFKIWTIRGGLNANYFMADGIIQGEEVSNNAWLFSGNLSSNIDLPKDWLIDAFGFARPRRQTLQGYNPAFSIFGMGIKKKIWDERGSIGLSIVEPFKARKPFKSELGDPNSDFYQRNVFAIPFRSFGINFSYRFGQLDYKARQKRSRISNDDQKSGGNDGQTF from the coding sequence ATGAAATATAGAATACTATTATTTTTATTACTTTTTAGCAGCCTGTCATGGGCTCAGCAGAGAGGAAACTGGGGAGGCGGAAGTAATTCTCAGATTACAGGTAAAATTACAGGAACAATCAAAGATGCCAAAACATCAGAAGCCGTATCTTACGCTACAGTAGTTGTAAAATCACCTCAAAATGGAGAAACAATAAATGGAGTTGTGACAGGCGATGATGGTACATTTAAAATCGTTGGTTTAAAACTGGGGAAATATATAGTTGAAGTTTCCTTCGTAGGTTATCAAAAATTTTCTCAGGAAGTAGAACTAACTCCCAAAGAACCTGACTTTGAGTTTAATGACATCAACCTTCAAACTGATACAGATCAATTAGAAGAAGTAGTGGTTTCAGGACAAAGAGAAACCATTGAAAATAAAATAGATAGAATTGTTTATAATGCTGACCAAGATGTCGCCAATATGGGTGGAGATGCATCTGATGTATTAAGAAGAGCTCCTCTCTTAACTGTAGATCAAGACGGAAATGTTTCTTTAAGAGGAAATTCAAATGTTCAAATATTGATCAATGGAAAGCCTAGCAGTATGTTTGGTGCCAATACAGGAGATGCTCTGAGAATGATTCCTTCAGATCAAATCAAAAGCGTTGAAGTAATCACTTCCCCTTCTGCAAAATATGATGGTGAAGGTACAGCTGGTATTATTAACATTATCACTAAAAAACAAACCCCACAAGGATTTGCTGGAAATGTAGATTTAACAGCTGGAACGCGAATTAATAGAGGTGTTGTAGGAATTAATGCTGGAAAAGGTAGATTGGGCTTTAATGCAAATGGAAGTTCATTTTACTCATGGCCACAATATGCTACTACTGACTTTTACCAAAAAACAGTCGTAAATGGAGTAACCAATATAAGAGAGCAGAACGGTAGAAACTTAAGTAACCGATTAGGATATTTCGGTAATATGGGTGCTTTTTATGATTTCAATGCCTATCATAGTTTATCAACTAGCTTAAGATTGAGAGGCTTTAATAGTAATTCTTCTGGTGTAAACACCGTTTCTCAAAATTTAGGAGGTAATGAATCTTCTTTTGATAGATTCCAAAAAAATAACTCACAAAACTGGGGTTACGAGTGGTCTTTTGATTATGTTATGAAATTCCCTAATCAGGAAGGAAGAGAACTTTCTGCTTCTTACAAAATTGATGGTAACATAAGAGATCAGGTATTTGAAATTGACCAAAATACTCCGTTGAATTACGAAGTAGCAAACAACATCAATGATGGAAACAATCGAGAAAACACCATTCAAATAGATTATACTCATCCTTTCGGAGAAGAATTTAAATTAGAAACAGGATTCAAATCAATACTAAGAGATATTGACAGTGATTTCACTTATGAATTCAAGCCAGAAGGTTCTTCTGAATATCAAGTAGTTGATAACAGAACAGATATATTCTATTATAATCAGGATGTATTAGCAGGCTATGTTTCTACCCAAAGTAATATCACCAAGAAATTAGGTTTAATAGCCGGAGTAAGATATGAATACACGGGTTTACAAGGTAGTTTCGAAGAAGCTACAGAAAGAAATTTTGAAGAAATATCTTACGAAAACTGGCTGCCAAGTGTAATTGTAAGTCAAAAGTTCGGAAAATTCAGTTCTTTAAAACTCTCCTACAATAGAAGGATTCAAAGACCAAGTTTAAGAAATGTAAACCCTTACGAAGAAATAGGAAATATTAGAAATATAAGCTTTGGTAATCCTACCCTAAATCCAGAATTATCAGACAATTATGAGTTAGGATTTAGTTCATTTATAAAAGGAACTTCAATCAATATTTCAGCTTTCTATAATGACATTAGTGAAGTAATTCAATCTGTTATTTTTGAAGATCCAGCAAGAGATGCTACAGTAACTACTTTCGAAAACGTAGGGACACAACAGAATGTGGGATCAAATCTCTTTATTTCAACTAAATTATTCAAAATCTGGACCATAAGGGGAGGCTTAAATGCCAATTACTTTATGGCGGATGGTATCATACAAGGCGAAGAAGTGAGTAATAATGCATGGTTATTCAGTGGTAACTTAAGCTCAAATATCGACCTACCAAAAGATTGGCTAATAGATGCATTTGGCTTTGCCAGGCCAAGAAGACAAACCCTTCAAGGATATAACCCTGCCTTTTCGATATTTGGAATGGGTATTAAAAAGAAAATCTGGGATGAAAGAGGAAGTATAGGTTTATCTATTGTTGAACCTTTTAAAGCAAGAAAACCTTTTAAAAGTGAATTAGGCGACCCAAATAGTGATTTTTATCAAAGAAATGTTTTTGCGATTCCTTTTAGATCGTTTGGAATAAATTTCAGCTATCGTTTCGGTCAGCTGGATTATAAAGCAAGACAAAAAAGAAGTAGAATTTCCAATGATGATCAAAAATCAGGAGGAAACGATGGACAAACCTTTTAA
- a CDS encoding MATE family efflux transporter produces MTTSDEFGTKPINYLLRKQAIPSAIGILTLSIYGIVDTIFVGNFVGSVGIAAITVVIPITFLISSIGMGIGIGGSSIISRALGSGKPEKANKTFGNQLTLTFILGIFFSISCWLFIEPILMVFGAKGDILQPTIDYFTILLLGIPVLAFAMMSNSIFRAVGYPKVAMVVMIVPAIVNVILDPIFIAVLDWGIKGAAWATTFSYLFSASYAAYYFLKGSTGFKLSKTDFLLDFKLTGEIFSIGAVTIARQGVVSLLFLVLNNSLFKYGGENAIAVYGIINRMMMLVNVPAIGITQGSMPIIGYNYGAEYFKRVSLTLRNAIISATLLSSVIYAGILIFTPQIVSIFTDNTELIEKTVPALRITFLMTPLIAFQLISAAYFQALGKALPALLLTLTKQGFFLIPLLLFLPNFYQLNGIWIAFPIADLMTAIVCMSYLITHSKKIVLNPSAM; encoded by the coding sequence ATGACTACATCTGATGAATTTGGTACTAAGCCAATCAATTACTTATTAAGAAAACAAGCAATACCATCTGCTATAGGAATTCTTACCTTATCGATTTACGGTATAGTGGATACTATATTCGTTGGGAATTTTGTAGGTTCGGTAGGTATAGCTGCAATTACTGTAGTGATTCCTATTACTTTCCTTATTTCATCAATTGGAATGGGAATTGGTATTGGTGGGTCTTCCATCATCTCTCGAGCATTAGGATCAGGAAAACCAGAAAAAGCTAATAAAACCTTTGGGAACCAGCTAACCTTAACTTTTATACTAGGTATATTTTTTAGCATAAGTTGTTGGCTTTTTATTGAACCTATTTTAATGGTCTTTGGCGCAAAAGGTGATATTCTTCAACCTACCATTGATTACTTTACCATTTTACTACTAGGAATTCCTGTTCTTGCATTTGCTATGATGTCAAATAGCATATTTCGTGCAGTTGGATATCCAAAAGTTGCGATGGTAGTCATGATTGTACCTGCAATAGTAAACGTTATATTAGACCCTATCTTTATAGCCGTTTTGGATTGGGGAATAAAAGGTGCTGCTTGGGCAACTACCTTTTCATATCTATTTAGTGCTTCCTATGCTGCTTATTACTTCTTAAAAGGAAGTACAGGGTTTAAATTATCCAAAACGGATTTTCTACTAGATTTCAAATTAACAGGCGAAATATTTTCTATTGGCGCCGTTACAATTGCCAGACAAGGAGTAGTTAGTTTGTTATTCCTAGTGTTAAATAATTCTTTATTTAAATATGGCGGAGAAAATGCAATTGCAGTTTATGGTATAATTAATAGAATGATGATGCTAGTAAATGTTCCTGCAATTGGTATTACACAAGGTTCTATGCCTATTATTGGTTATAACTATGGGGCTGAATATTTTAAACGGGTCAGCTTAACATTGCGAAACGCTATTATTTCAGCAACATTATTGTCTTCTGTTATCTATGCTGGTATTCTAATTTTTACTCCTCAAATAGTATCCATATTTACAGATAATACTGAATTGATTGAAAAAACTGTACCTGCCTTAAGGATTACATTTTTAATGACACCTTTAATTGCTTTTCAACTGATTAGTGCGGCTTACTTTCAAGCCCTAGGGAAAGCTTTACCAGCATTGTTACTCACTTTAACGAAGCAAGGTTTCTTCCTTATTCCTTTGTTATTATTTTTGCCAAATTTTTACCAATTAAACGGAATTTGGATTGCTTTTCCAATTGCTGATTTAATGACTGCAATTGTGTGTATGAGTTATTTAATTACGCATAGTAAAAAGATTGTATTGAATCCATCAGCAATGTAA
- a CDS encoding DoxX family protein, which yields MLKQIGNLLESKGSVYLIFIFYFIAGLNHFINPEFYIPLIPDYLTLKKEVNLISGLIEIALAIGLLLNPTRKIASFLTILMLLAFIPSHIYFIQIGSCIEGGLCVPEWIGWTRLIAIHPALLLWAWKSGRVSSI from the coding sequence ATGTTAAAACAAATTGGAAACTTACTTGAATCTAAAGGGTCGGTTTACCTTATATTCATTTTCTATTTTATTGCCGGTTTAAATCATTTCATAAATCCTGAATTTTATATACCCTTAATTCCTGATTATTTAACACTAAAAAAAGAAGTTAATTTAATTAGTGGATTAATAGAAATTGCTTTAGCAATAGGATTACTTCTTAACCCGACTCGTAAAATAGCATCTTTTCTGACCATCTTAATGCTATTAGCATTTATACCTTCACATATTTATTTTATTCAAATAGGCTCTTGTATTGAAGGTGGTTTATGTGTGCCTGAATGGATAGGTTGGACTAGATTAATAGCGATTCACCCCGCTTTACTTCTTTGGGCTTGGAAATCAGGGCGAGTATCTTCAATCTGA